In a single window of the Candidatus Deferrimicrobiaceae bacterium genome:
- the ychF gene encoding redox-regulated ATPase YchF has product MGFRCGIVGMPNVGKSTLFNALTMAVIPAENYPFCTIEPNVGIVPMPDTRLDALAGIVKPNRVVPTTMEFVDIAGLVAGAAKGEGLGNKFLANIRETDAIAHVVRCFEDDDVIHVEGMVDPVRDIDIIHTELALADLETVEKAILRVGKSLKSGSAEAAAQYALFENIRDCLAKGDPVRSMGLDVEQRKMARELCLLTAKPTVYIANVDEHGFEGNRHLDAVRALAVKEGSEVVPVCAAMEAEISQLDDASRVEFLADMGLDEPGLNRVIRAGYRLLGLQTYFTAGVQEVRAWTIPAGCLAPQAAAVIHTDFEKGFIRAETIAYEDFIGHRGETGAKEAGKWRLEGKEYPVKDGDVLHFRFNV; this is encoded by the coding sequence ATGGGTTTCCGTTGCGGCATTGTCGGCATGCCGAATGTCGGCAAGTCGACGCTTTTCAATGCGCTCACGATGGCGGTGATCCCCGCCGAGAACTATCCCTTCTGCACGATCGAGCCGAATGTCGGCATCGTCCCCATGCCCGACACGCGGCTCGATGCGCTCGCCGGCATCGTCAAGCCGAACCGCGTGGTCCCCACGACGATGGAGTTCGTCGACATCGCCGGGCTCGTGGCGGGCGCCGCCAAGGGAGAGGGGCTTGGCAACAAGTTCCTGGCCAACATCCGGGAAACCGACGCCATCGCCCACGTCGTCCGCTGCTTCGAGGACGACGACGTGATCCACGTCGAGGGGATGGTCGATCCTGTGCGCGACATCGACATTATCCATACCGAACTGGCGCTCGCCGACCTCGAGACGGTCGAGAAGGCGATTCTTCGCGTCGGCAAGTCCCTCAAGTCCGGGAGCGCGGAAGCCGCCGCCCAGTACGCGCTGTTCGAGAATATCCGCGACTGCCTGGCGAAGGGCGACCCCGTCCGGTCGATGGGACTCGACGTCGAGCAGCGGAAGATGGCCCGCGAGCTCTGTCTTTTGACCGCGAAGCCGACCGTCTACATCGCCAACGTCGACGAACACGGCTTCGAGGGGAACAGGCACCTCGACGCCGTCCGCGCGCTGGCTGTCAAGGAAGGCTCCGAGGTCGTCCCCGTCTGCGCCGCGATGGAGGCCGAGATCTCCCAGCTCGACGACGCCTCCCGCGTAGAGTTCCTGGCCGACATGGGTCTTGACGAGCCGGGGCTCAACCGGGTCATCCGGGCCGGGTACCGGCTTCTGGGCCTCCAGACTTACTTCACGGCGGGCGTGCAGGAAGTGCGGGCATGGACGATTCCCGCGGGCTGCCTTGCGCCGCAGGCCGCGGCGGTCATCCACACCGACTTCGAGAAAGGCTTCATCCGCGCGGAAACGATTGCCTACGAGGATTTCATCGGCCACCGCGGGGAGACGGGAGCGAAGGAGGCGGGTAAGTGGCGGCTCGAGGGGAAGGAGTACCCCGTGAAGGACGGCGACGTCCTTCATTTCCGTTTCAACGTCTGA
- a CDS encoding hydrogenase small subunit translates to MSDESGLLTGLQSRSTSRRDFLKIITIAAASVGLPVSAVGKMAEAAATKGKPSVIWLHFQECTGCTESLLRTSHPALATLILDLVSLDYHETLFAAAGYQAEDALNAAIKAHDGKFILVVEGAIPQKDNGIYCKVGGKTALQILNEVAPHAGAIVAIGSCASFGGIPAAEPNPTGATGVPQILKGKTVVTLPGCPANPYNLLGTVLQFATYGTLPALDELGRPKFAYARVIHEDCPRRPHFDAGRFAEKFGEGAHREGHCLYKLGCKGPVTHANCSLLPYVEMPGAWPVGIGHPCVGCSEQAVAFRTPMFEVVPIHGATPPSTYAPITAGGGKVSIPAALAVGGALGALVGASVVASKKFSERVGDQDVPGDRRRWDDKQEKGDSGESK, encoded by the coding sequence ATGTCGGATGAAAGCGGGCTATTGACCGGGCTCCAGTCCCGGAGCACCAGTCGGCGTGATTTTCTCAAGATCATCACCATCGCGGCCGCCTCCGTCGGGCTCCCGGTCTCGGCCGTCGGAAAGATGGCCGAGGCGGCAGCCACGAAAGGCAAGCCTTCGGTCATCTGGCTTCATTTCCAGGAGTGCACCGGCTGCACCGAGTCGCTGCTCCGGACCTCCCACCCCGCACTCGCCACCCTGATCCTCGACCTCGTCTCCCTCGATTACCACGAAACGCTTTTCGCCGCCGCGGGCTATCAGGCCGAGGATGCGCTCAATGCCGCGATCAAGGCCCACGACGGGAAGTTCATCCTCGTCGTCGAGGGGGCGATCCCCCAGAAAGACAACGGGATCTACTGCAAGGTCGGCGGGAAGACAGCGCTTCAGATCCTGAACGAGGTGGCGCCCCACGCCGGGGCGATCGTCGCGATCGGGTCCTGCGCCTCCTTCGGCGGCATCCCCGCGGCCGAGCCCAACCCGACCGGAGCCACCGGCGTTCCGCAGATCCTCAAGGGCAAGACGGTCGTGACGCTCCCGGGATGCCCCGCCAACCCTTACAACCTCCTCGGCACGGTGCTCCAGTTCGCCACCTACGGCACCCTGCCGGCGCTCGACGAGTTGGGCCGCCCCAAGTTCGCCTACGCCCGGGTCATCCACGAAGACTGTCCCCGCCGTCCCCATTTTGACGCCGGGCGTTTTGCCGAAAAGTTCGGCGAGGGGGCGCACCGGGAAGGCCACTGCCTCTACAAACTGGGGTGCAAAGGCCCCGTGACGCACGCCAACTGCTCGCTGCTTCCCTACGTCGAGATGCCCGGCGCCTGGCCCGTCGGCATCGGCCATCCGTGCGTCGGATGCTCCGAGCAAGCGGTCGCTTTCCGCACTCCGATGTTCGAGGTCGTGCCGATCCACGGCGCGACGCCTCCCTCGACTTACGCCCCCATCACGGCGGGCGGAGGGAAGGTCAGCATCCCGGCGGCGCTTGCCGTGGGCGGGGCGCTCGGCGCGCTCGTCGGCGCGAGCGTGGTCGCCTCGAAGAAATTCTCCGAGCGCGTCGGCGATCAGGATGTTCCCGGCGATCGTCGCCGATGGGACGACAAGCAGGAGAAAGGCGACTCCGGAGAATCGAAATGA
- the hybA gene encoding hydrogenase 2 operon protein HybA, protein MSAGLTRRELLRLACIGSAAAAVAPVETATAAVHSEKPQAAPGAVGMLYDATVCTGCKACMAACNQVNELPADSAGSGGLYHAPLDLNSKTKNIIKLYQAPNAGKWSFVKRQCMHCLDPACVSGCPFEALSKDPEKGVVRWDGSRCIGCRYCEIACPFQIPKFEWDKWNPRIVKCEFCITQRLEKGEQPGCTGACPTGAVIFGKRDALLAEAKRRIAASPGKYFENRVYGEKDAGGTQVFYLAAVPFKDLGLPELGTDSIPYYATKVNAKLYKWLSGPLVLYGILALAVNRNWKHHRHEQEQHEAKGGLPEQL, encoded by the coding sequence ATGAGCGCGGGGCTGACGCGCCGCGAGCTGCTTCGGCTGGCATGCATCGGCAGCGCCGCCGCCGCCGTCGCGCCGGTCGAGACGGCGACGGCGGCCGTCCACTCCGAGAAGCCGCAAGCCGCGCCCGGGGCGGTCGGCATGCTTTACGACGCGACCGTCTGCACCGGCTGCAAGGCATGCATGGCGGCCTGCAATCAGGTCAACGAACTTCCGGCCGATTCCGCCGGGTCAGGCGGTCTTTACCACGCGCCGCTCGACCTCAACTCGAAAACCAAGAACATCATCAAGCTCTACCAGGCGCCCAATGCCGGCAAGTGGTCGTTCGTCAAACGCCAGTGCATGCATTGCCTCGACCCGGCCTGCGTCTCCGGGTGCCCCTTCGAGGCGCTCTCGAAAGATCCCGAGAAAGGCGTCGTCCGGTGGGACGGTTCCCGCTGCATCGGCTGCCGGTATTGCGAGATCGCATGCCCCTTCCAGATCCCCAAGTTCGAATGGGACAAGTGGAACCCACGCATCGTGAAATGCGAGTTCTGCATCACGCAGCGCCTCGAGAAGGGCGAGCAGCCGGGGTGCACCGGCGCCTGCCCGACCGGCGCGGTGATCTTCGGCAAACGCGACGCGCTCCTGGCCGAGGCCAAGCGCCGCATCGCCGCATCGCCCGGCAAATATTTCGAGAACCGCGTCTACGGCGAGAAAGATGCGGGAGGCACGCAGGTCTTCTACCTCGCGGCGGTTCCATTCAAGGACCTCGGGCTCCCCGAGCTGGGGACCGATTCGATCCCCTACTATGCGACCAAGGTCAACGCGAAGCTCTATAAATGGCTGTCGGGGCCGCTGGTCCTATACGGAATCCTGGCGCTCGCGGTCAACCGGAACTGGAAGCACCATCGACACGAACAGGAACAACATGAGGCCAAGGGCGGCCTTCCGGAGCAGTTATGA
- the hybB gene encoding Ni/Fe-hydrogenase cytochrome b subunit → MSNPWQRLVPVYNKETHSRSFWIFGAITVLGFVLAGLRMVSPLGRYSGMNDAYAWGVWKIFNVMTLTAIGSGSLAVGLAAWVFGNEKLHIAMRTALVTSFLFYFTGMMALIVDVGRPWNFWQIILPWRWNGHSALLEVAVCMPAYAFLFLLFENVPLVLERFSYTGSDRVKGAIKRFDPVMKKVYPFVVAGAYLLPLMHQSSLGGLMLLSGPKVHPLWQSQVLPLLYVLAACICGFAFVNWTLLFTCYRYRRPISIEVVSEIGSLMSWVTFAWLVIRISDILIRGQVHAVLAFDRYSFLFLTETLLMAIPAILLRFKSKRETPRTLVTCSALAGLGGLLYRFTPTAFAFTPAKSYSYFPTLPEVLMTIGFISFGILTWRIAVRYFAILPGTNEEWHENNWEPLFVSLRSRFHKKPQGAPTWQE, encoded by the coding sequence ATGAGCAATCCTTGGCAGCGCCTGGTTCCCGTCTATAACAAAGAGACGCATTCCCGGTCGTTCTGGATCTTCGGGGCGATCACGGTTCTCGGCTTCGTGCTCGCCGGGTTGCGGATGGTCAGTCCGCTCGGTCGATACAGCGGCATGAACGATGCCTATGCCTGGGGCGTCTGGAAGATCTTCAACGTCATGACGCTCACCGCGATCGGCTCCGGCAGCCTGGCCGTCGGACTCGCGGCCTGGGTGTTCGGCAACGAGAAGCTGCACATCGCGATGCGCACCGCGCTCGTCACCAGCTTCCTGTTCTACTTCACCGGCATGATGGCGCTGATCGTCGACGTCGGGCGCCCCTGGAATTTCTGGCAGATCATTCTCCCCTGGCGCTGGAACGGCCACTCCGCGCTCCTCGAGGTCGCCGTCTGCATGCCGGCGTACGCTTTTCTCTTCCTGCTGTTCGAGAATGTGCCGCTTGTCCTCGAGCGTTTTTCCTACACGGGCTCCGATCGGGTCAAGGGCGCGATCAAACGTTTCGACCCGGTCATGAAGAAGGTTTACCCGTTCGTGGTGGCCGGTGCCTACCTCCTGCCGCTCATGCACCAATCGTCGCTCGGCGGCCTGATGCTCCTTTCCGGTCCCAAGGTGCACCCGCTCTGGCAATCTCAGGTGCTTCCGCTGCTCTACGTCCTGGCGGCGTGCATTTGCGGATTCGCCTTCGTCAACTGGACGCTTCTATTCACGTGCTACCGATACCGGCGCCCCATCAGCATCGAGGTCGTGTCCGAAATCGGCAGTCTCATGTCCTGGGTCACTTTCGCGTGGCTTGTCATCCGGATCAGCGACATCCTGATCCGCGGCCAGGTCCACGCCGTGCTCGCCTTCGACCGGTACAGCTTCCTGTTCCTGACCGAAACCCTGCTTATGGCGATTCCCGCGATCCTGCTCCGCTTCAAGTCGAAGCGCGAGACGCCCCGCACACTCGTGACCTGCTCGGCGCTGGCAGGATTGGGCGGCCTGCTCTATCGCTTCACCCCGACCGCGTTCGCCTTCACCCCGGCGAAGTCGTACAGCTATTTCCCGACGCTGCCCGAGGTGCTGATGACCATCGGCTTCATCTCGTTCGGGATCCTCACATGGCGAATCGCCGTGCGTTATTTCGCGATCCTGCCGGGCACGAACGAGGAGTGGCACGAGAACAACTGGGAACCGCTCTTCGTGTCGCTGCGGAGCCGGTTCCATAAAAAACCGCAAGGAGCTCCGACATGGCAAGAATAA
- a CDS encoding tetratricopeptide repeat protein: protein MSDRIQRKYHFRLFSTVTILLVVAATLAVYGQVSGHGFLSYDDPLYVSSNAIVRDGLTPDGFRWAFTTGDVGNWHPLTWLSHMLDVSLFGMDPGRHHLSNVFIHIANTLLLLLLLYRMTGAFGRSAFVAALFALHPLHVESVAWISERKDVLSGFFFMLSLLAYERYCRRPEWKRMVPVVFLFALGLMAKPMLVTLPFLLLLLDYWPFRRMRCTPAGSADTEGSGGPLRPPAPLSALAIEKIPLFLLSAVSCVVTAVVQDRGGAVKSLEVIPWSARLLNIPVAYVRYLCKTFWPARLAVEYPHPGIAHSVGAAVAGLLLLAILTIFACRAARRYPSIFVGWFWFIGMLVPVIGLVQVGGQAMADRYTYLPLIGIFLLVAWPAWELAAPFRHRTALLGAAAVAVLALLTVTAYRQAGYWENSVTLYRHALEVNPRNPSILTNLGAEMGERGDYDEAVRLIREALLIEPERSDARFNLALFLERKGSMYEAAIEYQELLRRYPNDHEAAGNLERVLYRLRSGRERR, encoded by the coding sequence TTGTCGGACAGGATCCAACGAAAGTATCATTTCCGTTTGTTCTCGACCGTCACGATCCTGCTTGTCGTTGCGGCCACTTTGGCGGTTTACGGCCAGGTTTCCGGACATGGCTTCCTTTCCTACGACGACCCTCTATATGTCAGCAGCAACGCGATCGTCCGTGACGGGCTGACGCCGGACGGCTTCCGCTGGGCGTTTACGACCGGCGACGTCGGCAACTGGCATCCGCTGACCTGGCTTTCCCACATGCTGGACGTCTCCCTTTTCGGGATGGATCCCGGCCGCCACCACCTCTCAAACGTCTTCATCCACATCGCGAACACGCTTCTCCTCCTGCTTCTCCTCTATCGGATGACGGGCGCTTTCGGCCGTAGCGCCTTCGTCGCAGCGTTGTTTGCCCTGCATCCGCTTCATGTCGAATCGGTGGCATGGATCTCGGAACGGAAGGACGTCCTGAGCGGGTTCTTCTTCATGTTGTCGCTGCTGGCGTACGAGCGATATTGCCGGCGGCCGGAATGGAAACGGATGGTCCCGGTCGTTTTCCTGTTCGCGCTGGGCTTGATGGCAAAACCCATGCTCGTGACGCTCCCCTTCCTGTTGCTGCTGCTCGATTACTGGCCGTTCCGGCGCATGCGATGTACCCCTGCCGGGTCGGCGGATACCGAAGGGAGCGGCGGCCCCCTCCGGCCCCCTGCCCCCCTTTCCGCGCTCGCCATCGAGAAAATCCCGCTATTCCTGCTTTCGGCCGTTTCCTGCGTGGTGACGGCCGTCGTCCAGGACCGGGGCGGCGCGGTCAAGTCGCTGGAAGTCATCCCCTGGTCCGCCCGACTGCTGAACATACCGGTTGCCTACGTGCGCTATCTCTGCAAGACGTTCTGGCCCGCCCGCCTGGCCGTCGAATATCCCCACCCGGGAATCGCCCATTCAGTCGGAGCGGCCGTCGCAGGATTGCTCCTCCTCGCGATCCTGACGATTTTCGCCTGCCGCGCAGCGAGACGGTATCCGTCTATTTTCGTAGGCTGGTTCTGGTTCATCGGGATGTTGGTACCGGTGATAGGGCTGGTCCAGGTGGGCGGTCAGGCCATGGCGGATCGTTACACCTATCTGCCGCTCATCGGGATCTTCCTGCTTGTGGCCTGGCCGGCCTGGGAACTGGCCGCGCCCTTTCGCCACAGGACCGCACTCCTGGGAGCGGCCGCAGTCGCAGTGCTGGCCCTCTTGACCGTGACGGCATATCGGCAGGCAGGTTACTGGGAAAACAGCGTCACGTTGTATCGCCACGCCCTGGAGGTCAATCCGAGGAACCCGTCGATTTTGACGAATCTGGGCGCTGAAATGGGAGAACGCGGGGACTACGACGAGGCGGTCCGGCTCATTCGGGAGGCCTTGTTGATTGAACCGGAGCGTTCCGATGCGCGCTTCAACCTGGCGCTGTTCCTCGAACGGAAGGGAAGCATGTACGAAGCCGCCATCGAGTACCAGGAGCTGCTTCGCCGATATCCAAACGATCACGAGGCCGCCGGCAACCTGGAGCGCGTCCTCTACCGCCTGCGATCTGGCAGGGAGCGTCGCTAG
- the lpxC gene encoding UDP-3-O-acyl-N-acetylglucosamine deacetylase codes for MPETGPILIVDDEASIRKSLEGVLGDDGFTCLHAADGAEALSLLRSRNPALVLLDIWMPGMDGIETLRRIKEISPQTPVIMMSGHATIATAIKATQAGASDFIEKPLELDLTLGAIRRALASRASGAADLAGDAETPNPPVGVPELQRLVFEKQALPGRAMPQKTLAHGAVMYGQGLHSGKKSGLILEPLGPGSGIHFVGVSDNRAVPAHLDFVGSTGYATSIRLGSTQAATIEHVMSALNAYGICNLLIKCNGEVPVLDGSAAEFCALFEEVGLENQVGDDWHQIVVKEPITLGEGRETIRLEPCDGFEVDYTLDYPHPVGMQHFAFRLDDPAVYRKEIAPARTFGFVKDIGHLQRQGLALGGRFDNFILFGDEGPINDTLRFPNEPVRHKIMDAIGDFYLLGRRLQGRVVARMTGHSDNIALLRKVRELMRDKP; via the coding sequence ATGCCCGAAACCGGACCCATCCTGATCGTGGACGACGAGGCCAGCATCCGCAAATCGCTCGAAGGCGTGCTGGGCGACGACGGATTTACCTGCCTGCACGCGGCCGACGGCGCCGAGGCGCTTTCTCTGCTGCGATCGCGCAACCCCGCGCTGGTGCTGCTCGACATCTGGATGCCGGGCATGGACGGGATCGAGACGCTTCGCCGGATCAAGGAGATCAGCCCGCAGACGCCCGTGATCATGATGAGCGGCCACGCCACGATTGCCACCGCGATCAAGGCGACCCAGGCGGGCGCCTCCGACTTCATCGAGAAGCCGCTCGAGCTCGACCTCACGCTGGGGGCGATCCGCCGCGCGCTGGCGTCGCGGGCGTCGGGCGCCGCAGACCTGGCCGGAGATGCCGAAACGCCGAATCCGCCGGTGGGCGTCCCCGAGCTTCAGAGGCTTGTGTTCGAGAAGCAGGCGCTGCCCGGGAGGGCGATGCCCCAGAAGACGCTCGCGCACGGCGCCGTGATGTACGGGCAAGGGCTCCATTCCGGCAAGAAGAGCGGGCTGATCCTCGAGCCGCTCGGCCCCGGCTCGGGCATCCATTTCGTCGGCGTGTCCGACAACCGCGCGGTCCCGGCGCACCTCGACTTCGTCGGCTCGACCGGCTACGCCACCTCGATACGGCTCGGAAGCACGCAGGCCGCTACGATCGAACACGTCATGTCGGCGCTCAACGCCTACGGAATCTGCAACCTGCTCATCAAATGCAACGGGGAGGTGCCGGTGCTCGACGGCTCGGCCGCCGAGTTTTGCGCCCTCTTCGAGGAGGTGGGGCTCGAGAACCAGGTCGGCGACGATTGGCACCAGATCGTGGTCAAGGAGCCGATCACGCTGGGCGAGGGTCGCGAGACGATCCGTCTTGAGCCGTGCGACGGGTTCGAGGTCGACTACACGCTCGACTATCCGCACCCCGTCGGGATGCAGCATTTCGCTTTCCGGCTCGACGACCCGGCCGTCTACCGGAAGGAGATCGCCCCGGCGCGCACCTTCGGCTTCGTGAAGGACATCGGACATCTGCAACGGCAAGGGCTGGCGCTCGGCGGCCGCTTCGACAACTTCATCCTCTTCGGCGACGAAGGGCCGATCAACGACACGCTGCGATTCCCGAACGAGCCCGTTCGACACAAGATCATGGACGCGATCGGCGACTTCTACCTGCTTGGCCGGCGCTTGCAGGGCCGCGTGGTCGCCCGCATGACCGGCCACTCCGACAACATCGCGCTCCTCCGCAAGGTGCGCGAGCTGATGCGGGACAAGCCCTAG